A single region of the Desmonostoc muscorum LEGE 12446 genome encodes:
- a CDS encoding TIM barrel protein, whose product MQLYLSLSAYGGVSTREALTIFWNAGIRYVELAIGPRPDTDSAQAVEDFRQQGMLYRAHHAFVCSARHYPFNLAQPQDWKYFERLADYLASIGVTAYSVHGGNFCKTTERVLAYTTFVENIHRLHRVCLTRGIVLGVETMYPTLTNSTVENLLDNASELAQFCQDVPQVKIVVDLAHLNIWRDKTEILLNEWLGLPPEKLLEIHISDNDGRQDIHSRITANTWWLSQITNFPKGIPLVLESRLNRLPVSVVQQEYDRIAALIVSF is encoded by the coding sequence ATGCAATTGTATTTGAGCTTGTCAGCCTATGGTGGAGTTTCAACCCGTGAAGCATTAACAATATTTTGGAATGCAGGAATCCGGTATGTTGAGCTAGCAATTGGGCCTCGACCTGATACTGATTCAGCGCAAGCAGTAGAGGATTTTAGACAACAGGGAATGCTCTATCGAGCGCATCATGCTTTTGTTTGCAGCGCACGCCACTATCCTTTCAATCTAGCTCAACCTCAAGATTGGAAATATTTTGAACGATTGGCAGATTATCTAGCTAGTATAGGTGTTACCGCTTATTCAGTACATGGAGGAAACTTTTGTAAAACCACTGAACGCGTTTTAGCATACACAACATTTGTAGAAAATATTCATCGTCTTCATCGGGTTTGTCTAACGCGAGGTATTGTTTTGGGTGTAGAAACAATGTATCCTACACTCACAAATAGCACTGTTGAGAACCTTTTGGATAATGCTTCAGAACTTGCTCAATTTTGCCAAGATGTTCCCCAGGTCAAGATAGTTGTGGACTTGGCCCATCTCAACATTTGGCGTGACAAAACCGAAATACTGTTGAATGAATGGTTGGGACTTCCACCAGAGAAACTTTTAGAAATTCACATTTCAGACAATGATGGACGGCAAGATATACATTCGCGGATTACGGCCAATACTTGGTGGTTATCTCAGATTACTAATTTTCCAAAGGGAATTCCCTTGGTGTTAGAGAGCCGATTAAATCGATTGCCTGTTTCAGTAGTGCAGCAAGAGTACGACCGGATCGCTGCTTTAATAGTAAGCTTTTAA
- a CDS encoding NF041680 family putative transposase: protein MAMPKFNNNQLIAQFQDFRQKIYNCFSSCSDACMDLLDALAGNTGANSIAELSLSPLFPRSYNSIYKAIQKSFNTNIQEKNNEEEEQEEQEKPNNLIRVVSELIKQPQQRPFYLFALDTTPHPRPYARTLAERGYIYQPNTIKGNKPINIGHSYSILSILPEKETGNAAPWSIPISGERVSLDKTGVDVGSEQISSVMSDSSLPWQEKLCVLVADSAYSQRSFLFDQSKHKNVVVIARVRSNRIFYQSPPVDESKKKRGCPKKYGERFNLADVETWHSPDETTQIQQTTCKGRLLNITILAWHQMLMRGTKHQKMYCHPFTLLRIHVTDDTNQSLWKPMWLIVIGEQRGEISPTVANHCYRQRFDIEHMLRFSKQRLLMTQFQTPDVLHEENWIHLVILAYVQLWAARELATHLPRPWERYLEQNNDKIATPSVVQRDFQRIISEIGTPARSPKTRGNSIGRVQGQVQTQRTKHPVVKKKSKSTLAKVKAA from the coding sequence ATGGCTATGCCAAAATTTAATAACAATCAATTAATAGCGCAATTTCAAGATTTTAGACAAAAAATTTACAACTGTTTTTCTTCATGTAGCGACGCCTGTATGGATTTGTTGGATGCGCTTGCGGGTAATACGGGAGCCAATTCAATTGCGGAGTTATCTTTAAGTCCTTTGTTTCCCAGAAGCTATAATTCTATTTATAAAGCAATTCAAAAATCATTTAATACAAATATTCAGGAGAAGAACAATGAAGAAGAAGAACAAGAAGAACAAGAAAAACCCAATAACTTAATTAGGGTGGTATCTGAGTTAATTAAGCAACCACAACAACGCCCTTTTTACTTATTCGCTCTTGATACAACACCGCATCCGCGTCCTTACGCGAGGACTTTAGCTGAACGTGGGTATATTTACCAGCCAAATACTATCAAGGGTAACAAACCGATTAATATTGGTCATTCTTATTCGATACTTTCTATCTTACCAGAGAAAGAAACTGGGAATGCCGCCCCTTGGTCAATACCAATATCAGGAGAAAGGGTATCACTTGATAAAACTGGTGTTGATGTGGGTAGTGAACAAATTTCCTCAGTAATGTCTGATTCATCACTGCCCTGGCAGGAAAAATTGTGCGTCTTAGTAGCAGATAGCGCCTATAGTCAGCGTTCATTTCTGTTTGACCAATCCAAACACAAAAATGTGGTAGTGATAGCCAGAGTTCGTAGTAATCGAATTTTCTACCAATCTCCACCCGTTGATGAGTCAAAGAAAAAACGTGGTTGTCCAAAAAAATACGGTGAACGGTTTAATTTAGCTGATGTTGAAACTTGGCACTCTCCCGACGAGACAACACAAATTCAGCAGACAACCTGTAAGGGTCGTCTTTTAAACATCACCATACTCGCTTGGCATCAAATGTTGATGAGGGGAACCAAGCACCAAAAAATGTATTGTCATCCTTTTACTCTGCTCAGAATTCATGTGACTGATGATACTAATCAATCTCTCTGGAAACCAATGTGGTTAATTGTCATAGGTGAGCAACGTGGAGAAATCTCACCTACGGTTGCAAACCATTGCTATAGACAAAGGTTTGATATTGAACACATGCTGCGATTTAGCAAGCAGCGTTTGTTGATGACGCAGTTTCAAACTCCAGATGTTTTGCATGAGGAAAATTGGATACATTTAGTAATCCTAGCTTACGTACAGTTGTGGGCGGCAAGGGAGTTAGCAACACACTTACCCAGGCCATGGGAGCGTTATTTAGAACAAAACAATGATAAAATTGCCACTCCAAGTGTAGTGCAACGCGATTTTCAGAGAATTATTTCAGAGATTGGTACACCCGCTCGTTCTCCCAAAACCAGAGGAAATTCCATCGGTCGAGTTCAAGGTCAAGTTCAAACACAACGAACTAAGCATCCTGTTGTCAAGAAGAAGTCAAAATCAACACTCGCTAAAGTCAAAGCCGCATAA
- a CDS encoding helix-turn-helix domain-containing protein, with product MNIKWSDEELEIIEAKAEVYTIKQIASSLKRRGFYRTPVAIYLKLNSLGYSARPTLDNYSCKEIAQVLQLNFSTVTRWVKRGWLKATKRSARHYQIRRWHLKQFFDNPPQSIKKRITSLDPEAINYLLGRKV from the coding sequence ATGAATATCAAATGGAGTGATGAAGAACTAGAAATTATTGAGGCGAAAGCTGAAGTCTATACAATCAAGCAAATAGCCTCAAGCCTAAAAAGACGAGGATTCTATCGCACACCAGTTGCAATTTATCTGAAGTTAAATAGCTTAGGTTATTCAGCCCGTCCCACTCTTGATAACTATTCTTGTAAAGAAATTGCTCAAGTTCTTCAATTGAATTTCTCAACTGTCACAAGGTGGGTAAAAAGAGGATGGCTCAAAGCTACAAAACGTTCTGCCAGACATTACCAAATTCGGAGATGGCATCTTAAGCAGTTTTTTGATAACCCACCTCAATCAATTAAAAAACGTATCACCTCTCTTGATCCAGAAGCAATTAATTACTTGTTAGGCAGGAAAGTATGA
- a CDS encoding IS4 family transposase → MSLTNEGDIAEVFALQRKNKNTGVVVRAAHNRCLEGENSYLWEYVTSQKVQFIKEIELPETKKRKERTATLEIRYCPVSINPPSRLKKSGNFNVYALFATEINVPDGCEPITWMLLTSELITTQTEASQILRWYTYRWRIEEYHKILKSGCKAESYRLAGESMSTMLGFLTVIAAQLLRMTYLHRNSPHSSAELVLTKIQMDVLLASTPPKQKKQIQLTVDWAIRAIARLGGYLEHRKNSPIGIQVLWRGWLELETLCQGWLLHENLKSIY, encoded by the coding sequence ATGTCTTTGACAAATGAAGGAGATATTGCAGAAGTATTCGCACTTCAACGTAAAAATAAAAATACAGGTGTAGTTGTCAGAGCCGCTCACAATCGTTGTTTAGAAGGAGAAAACTCTTATCTATGGGAGTATGTAACATCCCAGAAAGTGCAGTTTATAAAAGAGATTGAATTACCTGAAACTAAAAAGCGAAAAGAAAGAACTGCCACCTTGGAGATCAGGTATTGTCCAGTATCAATAAATCCTCCTTCTCGGTTAAAAAAGTCAGGCAATTTTAACGTTTACGCGCTCTTTGCAACAGAAATTAATGTGCCAGATGGATGTGAGCCAATTACGTGGATGCTACTGACAAGCGAGTTAATAACAACACAGACAGAAGCATCTCAAATTCTTCGATGGTATACGTATCGCTGGCGGATAGAAGAATATCACAAAATACTAAAATCTGGCTGTAAAGCGGAAAGTTACCGCTTGGCAGGGGAGAGTATGTCAACAATGTTAGGTTTTTTAACAGTGATTGCGGCACAATTACTGCGAATGACTTATCTACACCGGAATTCCCCGCACAGTTCAGCAGAATTGGTGTTAACAAAAATACAAATGGACGTGCTACTTGCTAGTACTCCACCCAAACAAAAAAAGCAGATACAGCTTACAGTTGACTGGGCAATTAGAGCAATTGCACGTCTCGGCGGATACTTAGAACATAGGAAGAATAGCCCTATTGGGATACAAGTTTTGTGGCGAGGCTGGTTGGAATTAGAAACTTTATGCCAAGGTTGGTTGCTACATGAAAATCTAAAATCAATATATTGA
- a CDS encoding DNA cytosine methyltransferase has translation MTEQITPFKTQKVLDLCSGIGGFTLGHLISGGFETVAFCEINHYCQQVLNLRFPHIPIIPDIHDITVESLARVGVGEVDGIIAGLPCPPFSLAGKRLASQDERNLFSEFFRILRQVRPRWAIVENVPGLLTAEGGQFFRTVLWQFAKMGFDVQWGVLSASQVGAIHKRERVWIIATNSQSSRRHTSWNQYEKERTNAAFVGGGNHCNFHRSSQSHNSVEYGARAIAQRTSSRGDDGFSARLDRCLLTHAGLTDCLTAATVPSFSRLSRREIAALTLYCQQEYRQLSCEYQAIRRQHKQQLIALGNAIVPQCAALIFERLKRILSQQQKNA, from the coding sequence ATGACAGAACAAATCACTCCCTTTAAAACTCAAAAAGTCCTTGACCTTTGTTCTGGTATTGGCGGCTTCACCCTCGGTCATTTGATTAGCGGCGGTTTTGAAACTGTGGCTTTTTGTGAGATTAATCATTACTGCCAACAAGTTTTAAATCTGCGCTTCCCACATATTCCAATTATTCCTGATATCCATGACATTACAGTTGAGTCTTTGGCAAGAGTCGGAGTTGGAGAAGTTGACGGTATTATCGCCGGACTCCCCTGCCCTCCCTTTAGCCTCGCCGGAAAACGTCTTGCATCGCAGGATGAACGCAATCTGTTCAGTGAGTTCTTTAGAATCCTTCGCCAAGTTCGACCAAGATGGGCAATTGTGGAAAACGTACCCGGATTGCTCACTGCTGAAGGCGGTCAATTTTTCCGCACCGTACTATGGCAGTTTGCCAAGATGGGGTTTGATGTGCAGTGGGGAGTGCTTTCGGCAAGCCAAGTGGGGGCCATCCACAAACGAGAACGAGTTTGGATTATTGCTACCAACTCCCAAAGCTCAAGACGGCATACATCCTGGAACCAGTACGAGAAAGAGCGGACAAACGCTGCATTTGTCGGCGGCGGTAATCATTGCAACTTCCACAGATCATCACAAAGTCACAACTCAGTTGAATACGGAGCCAGAGCGATCGCTCAACGTACATCTAGTAGAGGCGATGATGGGTTTTCCGCAAGGTTGGACAGATGTCTCCTTACCCACGCAGGACTTACAGATTGCCTTACTGCTGCCACAGTCCCCAGCTTCAGTCGGCTCAGTCGTAGAGAAATTGCAGCGCTTACGCTCTATTGCCAACAAGAATATCGCCAACTCTCTTGCGAATACCAAGCCATCAGAAGACAACACAAACAACAGTTGATCGCTCTGGGCAATGCCATTGTCCCGCAATGCGCTGCACTAATTTTTGAACGACTCAAAAGAATTTTATCCCAACAACAGAAAAACGCATGA
- a CDS encoding Acg family FMN-binding oxidoreductase produces the protein MKKRTFLKLMSASTVTVLVSGTVWRAYDQGVFSTGIGPAYEPWQTWRTDEPSGALALVRAAILAASPHNTQPWLFQVTESQVKLYADTQRHLGSMDPYLREMYIGLGCAIENMILTAQAKGYKYQLTLAPGILTGLLPNPKPLLVATLKLSSGQVFTTDLYNAIPDRHTNRATYDFKRLVEPKTLKILQALAKDDPDLKVFLFTKEPERQTFAEGTLQATEAIVADSNMIHDSDKWFRSNWQELQKHRSGVHIDASGIPATVRAVAKISPPISQQTAHQAWVNATKTTLASTPVFGLIAVRDLYDQPQSLRAGQLWQRMHLLVTQQELAAQPINQLPEMVDRERQLGKAPRTANFLAKLIGDSIWKPTFAFRLGYSTLQGLASARRSVEDVVV, from the coding sequence GTGAAGAAAAGAACTTTCCTTAAACTCATGTCTGCCAGTACTGTAACAGTTTTGGTCTCTGGTACTGTTTGGCGGGCATACGATCAAGGGGTTTTCAGCACAGGTATTGGACCTGCGTATGAACCCTGGCAAACTTGGCGCACTGATGAGCCGTCCGGAGCGTTGGCACTGGTTCGAGCCGCGATTTTAGCAGCAAGTCCTCACAACACTCAACCCTGGTTATTCCAGGTTACGGAATCGCAAGTGAAATTGTATGCAGATACTCAACGTCACTTGGGGTCAATGGACCCCTATTTGCGGGAAATGTATATCGGTCTAGGTTGTGCTATTGAAAATATGATTTTGACTGCTCAAGCCAAGGGATACAAGTATCAGCTAACGCTTGCACCAGGCATATTAACAGGTCTACTTCCAAATCCGAAACCTCTACTTGTTGCCACACTTAAACTGTCATCCGGCCAAGTTTTTACAACAGATTTGTATAACGCTATCCCAGATCGTCACACCAACCGTGCAACCTACGACTTCAAACGTTTAGTCGAACCAAAAACGTTGAAAATATTGCAAGCACTTGCCAAGGACGATCCTGATTTGAAAGTGTTTCTGTTTACAAAAGAGCCAGAGCGCCAAACCTTTGCTGAAGGAACCCTACAAGCAACAGAGGCAATCGTTGCTGATTCTAACATGATCCATGATAGTGACAAATGGTTTCGCTCTAATTGGCAGGAACTTCAAAAACATCGAAGCGGTGTTCATATTGATGCATCTGGTATACCCGCAACGGTACGAGCAGTTGCCAAAATTTCTCCACCTATTTCACAACAGACAGCCCACCAAGCTTGGGTGAACGCGACAAAAACTACACTAGCCAGCACTCCTGTTTTCGGTCTAATTGCGGTACGTGATTTGTACGACCAGCCTCAATCCTTACGAGCAGGACAACTCTGGCAGCGAATGCACCTTTTGGTAACTCAGCAGGAGTTAGCAGCGCAACCAATTAATCAACTGCCAGAAATGGTTGACCGAGAACGACAATTAGGCAAAGCTCCGCGCACTGCAAACTTTTTAGCAAAACTGATTGGTGATTCTATTTGGAAGCCAACTTTTGCTTTCCGCCTTGGCTATTCCACTCTGCAAGGATTAGCTAGTGCTCGTCGCTCTGTTGAAGATGTAGTTGTTTAA
- a CDS encoding helix-turn-helix domain-containing protein, which yields MQGIPLDLVSRIDWDQEYGEFLFQQREDKKLSREEVAQAITRLGEPCSQQLIHKIEKWKGKGDRSVSLSLILKYCQILGIELRQFYPVVAQTLSYPLLQKISSVAVDQFP from the coding sequence ATGCAAGGAATACCTTTGGATTTGGTATCCCGGATTGACTGGGATCAGGAATATGGTGAGTTTTTATTTCAGCAAAGAGAAGACAAAAAACTTTCTAGAGAAGAAGTAGCACAAGCAATCACAAGGCTTGGAGAACCTTGTTCTCAGCAGTTAATTCATAAAATAGAAAAATGGAAGGGTAAAGGTGATCGCTCTGTTTCTTTGTCTCTTATCTTGAAGTATTGTCAAATTTTAGGGATCGAGCTTAGGCAATTTTATCCTGTTGTAGCACAAACCCTTAGTTACCCATTGTTACAAAAAATCTCGTCCGTAGCTGTTGACCAATTTCCATAA
- a CDS encoding helix-turn-helix domain-containing protein, with protein MNITVDVTPIAAFRWNEENAQKLRELREKAGYSRQKLSDAVGVSVAYIQQLETPHVFINKPKKPTQMTVSTEILEKLCAALDGDITSLIWNIDYNS; from the coding sequence ATGAATATCACAGTAGATGTAACGCCCATCGCTGCGTTTAGGTGGAATGAAGAAAATGCCCAAAAACTCAGGGAGCTTAGAGAGAAAGCTGGATACAGTAGACAAAAGCTATCTGATGCTGTGGGAGTTTCTGTGGCTTATATTCAGCAGCTAGAGACTCCTCACGTCTTTATTAACAAACCAAAAAAACCAACTCAGATGACTGTTAGTACAGAAATTCTAGAGAAACTTTGTGCTGCTTTAGATGGGGATATCACTTCACTTATTTGGAACATAGATTACAACAGCTAA
- a CDS encoding TetR/AcrR family transcriptional regulator has protein sequence MTKIIWLISDYWLSFLDLEEDAINPKNVQEAVNLIIEVMRPYLSDATLAEFFPATTPSTPTISSAKETVL, from the coding sequence ATTACCAAAATTATTTGGTTAATCAGCGATTACTGGCTTTCCTTCCTTGACCTTGAGGAAGACGCAATCAATCCGAAAAACGTTCAAGAAGCAGTTAACTTGATTATCGAGGTCATGCGCCCTTACTTGAGTGATGCTACGCTAGCTGAGTTTTTCCCTGCTACGACACCTTCTACTCCAACAATAAGTTCAGCAAAGGAGACAGTTTTGTGA
- a CDS encoding TetR/AcrR family transcriptional regulator: MNTRDTKSRIIETAIELFNQHGTQTISTNHIADSMGISPENLYYHFKNKQEIIRIILETV, from the coding sequence ATGAACACTAGGGATACCAAATCCCGAATTATTGAGACAGCCATTGAGTTGTTTAACCAACACGGCACACAGACTATCTCTACCAATCATATTGCCGATTCGATGGGAATTAGTCCCGAAAACCTCTACTACCACTTTAAAAACAAGCAGGAAATTATTCGCATCATCTTAGAAACTGTTTGA
- a CDS encoding transposase — MQLYSKKIPKQGRIILAGDHTAWSRPDAGTLKERTYEHYTTGGRGGRPITVGYGYSTIAWIPETEGSWALPLRHERITSWENPIDKAVWQLKQVCKDLPSRPITLWDIEYGCAPFVIKTAEIKADKLMRLRSNLCLWGEPPQYSGRGKPRVHGDKFKLNDDSTWADPEQTIEQEDTKLGRVRIRLWTKKHFRLSPHHPMSIILVERLQQDGSLRVNKPMWLAFVGEEMPLLSGKAEGRRQKAEGNSGSCPLPVTPWEQGFKTPTELLFSGSKSGGA; from the coding sequence GTGCAATTATACAGTAAAAAAATTCCCAAGCAAGGACGTATCATCTTGGCAGGCGACCATACGGCATGGTCAAGGCCAGATGCGGGTACTTTAAAAGAAAGAACCTACGAGCATTATACGACTGGTGGAAGAGGTGGTCGTCCTATAACTGTGGGATACGGATACAGTACAATAGCTTGGATACCAGAAACCGAAGGCAGTTGGGCGTTACCACTCAGACATGAACGAATAACCAGTTGGGAAAATCCCATAGACAAAGCTGTATGGCAGTTAAAACAGGTGTGTAAAGACTTACCATCACGACCAATCACACTATGGGATATCGAGTATGGATGTGCGCCCTTTGTCATCAAAACGGCCGAAATTAAGGCAGATAAACTGATGCGGTTGCGTTCCAACCTATGTTTATGGGGAGAACCACCACAATATTCGGGACGGGGGAAACCAAGAGTACACGGTGACAAATTTAAGCTCAACGATGACAGTACCTGGGCTGACCCAGAACAAACCATTGAACAAGAAGATACCAAACTGGGTAGGGTAAGGATACGCCTGTGGACAAAAAAGCATTTTCGTCTTTCTCCACACCATCCGATGTCAATTATACTGGTGGAAAGGCTACAACAGGATGGCTCACTACGAGTCAACAAACCAATGTGGTTGGCTTTTGTCGGTGAAGAAATGCCGCTTTTATCGGGAAAGGCAGAGGGCAGGAGGCAGAAGGCAGAAGGGAATTCTGGTTCCTGTCCTCTGCCCGTGACGCCTTGGGAACAAGGGTTTAAGACCCCCACTGAACTCTTGTTCAGTGGCTCCAAGTCAGGAGGGGCTTGA
- the glgP gene encoding alpha-glucan family phosphorylase — protein sequence MNEGHASLLLLELLKERNGINTETWDFSSIRNQCVFTTHTPVPAGHDQFDYGLVQYSLGHIVPFDVLQMLGGRDRLNMTMLGLNLSHYVNGVAKRHEEVSQEMFPGYPIHHITNGVHSLTWTCDSFRTLYERYIPGWSNDPSMLRHAISIPQQEIWSAHLAAKIRLLTYIQEKTDFSLSAETLTIGFARRATLYKRADLIFSDIDQLLEIAKQVGSLQFVFAGKAHPKDYAGKELIRRIFEISHQLQKQIPIVFLENYDMELSKLIVSGVDLWLNTPQRPLEASGTSGMKAAHNGVPSFSILDGWGLPRNKLLRKNHKLTSKR from the coding sequence ATGAACGAAGGACACGCCAGTTTGCTGCTTTTAGAGTTGCTAAAAGAACGAAACGGGATAAATACAGAAACATGGGATTTTAGTAGCATCAGAAATCAATGCGTTTTTACTACTCATACCCCTGTTCCAGCAGGACACGACCAGTTTGACTACGGCTTAGTGCAGTATAGTTTGGGACACATAGTGCCGTTTGATGTACTGCAAATGTTGGGGGGACGCGATCGCCTAAACATGACTATGCTAGGACTAAACTTGAGCCACTATGTCAACGGTGTTGCCAAGCGACATGAGGAAGTTTCGCAAGAAATGTTCCCCGGCTATCCCATCCACCACATTACAAATGGTGTTCACTCATTGACGTGGACTTGTGACAGCTTTAGAACCCTCTACGAGAGATATATTCCTGGTTGGAGTAACGATCCCTCAATGCTAAGGCACGCCATCAGTATTCCCCAACAGGAGATTTGGTCAGCCCATTTAGCGGCTAAAATTCGTCTTTTAACTTACATTCAGGAAAAAACCGATTTTTCGCTATCTGCGGAGACTCTGACGATTGGCTTTGCTCGCAGAGCTACTCTTTACAAGCGGGCAGATTTAATTTTTTCAGATATCGATCAACTTTTGGAAATTGCCAAACAGGTTGGTTCTTTACAGTTTGTTTTTGCTGGTAAGGCGCACCCTAAAGATTACGCTGGCAAAGAGTTAATTCGACGGATATTTGAAATTTCCCACCAATTACAGAAGCAGATACCTATAGTTTTTTTGGAAAATTACGACATGGAGCTATCCAAGCTGATTGTATCTGGCGTGGATCTATGGCTCAACACGCCACAGCGACCTTTAGAAGCTTCTGGAACATCGGGTATGAAAGCAGCACATAACGGTGTTCCCAGTTTCAGCATACTCGATGGTTGGGGACTTCCAAGGAATAAATTACTCAGAAAAAATCATAAGTTGACATCTAAAAGATAA
- a CDS encoding IS4/Tn5 family transposase DNA-binding protein, translating into MKLLEANPYRDCDFGDKRLTDRAVLIAEALKVKYGHPLSEIFQSASDLKRGYEFFSNPKTTFEKLTQPSFKQTAQEIYGIPIVLAVGDTTYLDYKKILEKRDDYGPTGNGGNGLILHSSLALDPDFGQPLGLLWEKLWHRQHKASPPPEETSTAKKAIKKRTFNRQE; encoded by the coding sequence ATGAAACTATTAGAAGCAAACCCGTACCGCGATTGTGATTTTGGTGACAAACGTCTGACCGACAGAGCAGTGTTAATTGCGGAGGCTTTAAAAGTAAAATATGGTCATCCTCTATCAGAAATATTTCAAAGCGCTAGTGACCTCAAACGTGGCTACGAATTCTTTTCTAACCCCAAAACAACTTTTGAGAAATTGACCCAACCATCTTTTAAACAGACGGCACAAGAGATTTATGGCATACCAATAGTATTAGCGGTAGGAGATACTACTTATCTGGATTATAAAAAAATATTAGAAAAAAGAGATGATTATGGGCCTACGGGCAATGGTGGGAACGGACTAATTTTACATAGTTCTTTAGCACTAGACCCAGACTTTGGTCAGCCACTAGGACTATTATGGGAGAAATTGTGGCATCGACAGCACAAAGCATCTCCACCACCAGAGGAAACATCTACGGCAAAAAAAGCGATTAAAAAAAGAACGTTTAATCGCCAAGAATAG
- a CDS encoding HEAT repeat domain-containing protein, which produces MPRSRKLEETLSILAQIREHPTSESGIIILRQGLKSKYSIAVAQAAKIVGKSTITELVGDLVEAFARMMVKPAQVDQNCLAKKEIAQTLYHLEYSDENLFLQGIRHIQMEPVWGGVEDTAAHLRGICALGLVRMNYSDVMNELADLLADPKPEARTAAAKAIAYTGNPQGVPLLRLKTRIGDQAPQVISECFSALLQLAPTDSLTMVAGFLFDPKEQICELAALTLGESRLEKAFDLLRNCWGQTRNVELRRTLLLAIGMLRQDKAIDFLISLVAQGKDIDAKDAIAALAIYREDRELWQRVDRASEQRANQ; this is translated from the coding sequence ATGCCAAGATCACGAAAACTAGAAGAAACTTTATCTATTCTTGCCCAAATTCGAGAGCATCCCACAAGTGAGTCAGGGATCATAATTTTACGCCAAGGTCTTAAGAGTAAATATTCTATAGCTGTTGCCCAAGCAGCCAAGATAGTAGGCAAATCTACTATTACTGAGTTGGTTGGCGATCTTGTAGAAGCTTTTGCTCGAATGATGGTCAAACCCGCACAAGTAGACCAAAATTGTCTTGCCAAGAAAGAGATAGCACAAACACTGTATCACTTAGAATACAGCGATGAAAACCTTTTTCTGCAAGGGATTCGACATATTCAGATGGAGCCAGTATGGGGAGGAGTTGAAGATACTGCTGCCCATCTTCGGGGTATATGTGCTTTAGGTCTGGTGAGAATGAACTACTCAGACGTAATGAACGAATTAGCTGATCTACTAGCTGACCCCAAACCAGAAGCAAGAACTGCTGCTGCAAAGGCGATCGCCTACACAGGAAATCCTCAAGGTGTACCTTTGCTTCGTTTGAAAACTCGCATAGGCGATCAAGCACCACAGGTGATTTCGGAGTGCTTCAGTGCTTTGTTACAACTAGCTCCAACTGATTCACTTACAATGGTTGCTGGTTTTCTTTTTGACCCAAAGGAGCAAATTTGTGAGTTAGCAGCATTGACGTTGGGTGAATCACGATTAGAGAAAGCATTTGATCTTCTCAGAAATTGCTGGGGGCAAACAAGAAACGTAGAACTTCGTCGCACATTGTTACTAGCAATAGGCATGTTGCGACAAGATAAAGCAATAGATTTTCTGATCTCACTAGTGGCTCAAGGAAAAGATATTGATGCAAAAGATGCGATTGCAGCGTTGGCTATTTATCGAGAAGACCGTGAACTGTGGCAGCGAGTTGATCGAGCTAGTGAACAAAGAGCTAATCAATAG